One region of Flavobacterium sp. GSB-24 genomic DNA includes:
- a CDS encoding glycosyltransferase — protein MLAIIVPYYKISFFEATLESLANQTDKRFKAYIGNDSSPQSPEKILEKYQNHLDIKYVRFDNNLGREDLTKQWERCIELTNDETWIMILGDDDILQENVVESFFDNLKEIEKSKSNIVRFATQTFDNTQNRVSKIFTNPRLEKASESYYRKYLGLSRSSLSEYIFKKDVYLKYKFKNYPLAWHSDDYAWIEFAEDFPIYSINESVISITVSDESLTGMTNNLIIKNNAEIQFYIDLVTNKLKLFKRKQRANLLLQTEISLKKYRKITSVEWSKLSILYISNLLFFQFFKLVRRFIKSHFIQISSKNI, from the coding sequence ATGCTAGCTATTATTGTTCCCTACTATAAAATTTCTTTTTTTGAAGCGACTTTAGAATCTCTAGCAAATCAAACTGATAAGAGATTTAAAGCTTATATTGGTAATGATTCGAGTCCACAAAGTCCCGAAAAAATACTTGAAAAATATCAAAATCATCTTGATATTAAATATGTCCGTTTTGATAATAATTTAGGAAGGGAAGACTTAACAAAACAATGGGAACGTTGTATTGAACTAACTAATGATGAAACTTGGATTATGATTTTGGGGGATGATGATATATTGCAAGAGAATGTGGTAGAGTCTTTTTTTGATAACTTAAAAGAAATTGAAAAATCAAAAAGCAATATCGTAAGATTTGCAACGCAAACATTTGATAATACTCAAAATAGAGTTTCTAAAATCTTTACAAATCCAAGACTAGAAAAAGCATCTGAATCTTATTATCGTAAATATTTAGGTTTATCAAGAAGTTCTCTGTCAGAATACATTTTTAAAAAAGACGTTTATTTAAAATACAAATTTAAAAATTACCCTCTTGCATGGCATAGTGATGATTATGCGTGGATAGAATTTGCAGAAGATTTTCCGATTTATTCAATTAATGAAAGTGTAATTTCTATAACAGTATCTGATGAGAGTTTGACAGGAATGACTAATAATTTGATTATAAAAAATAATGCAGAAATTCAGTTTTATATAGATTTAGTAACCAACAAATTAAAACTATTTAAAAGAAAGCAACGCGCTAACCTATTGCTTCAGACAGAAATATCATTAAAGAAGTATCGTAAAATAACTTCGGTCGAATGGAGTAAGTTATCAATACTTTATATTTCTAATCTATTATTTTTTCAATTTTTTAAATTAGTCAGAAGATTTATAAAAAGTCATTTTATTCAAATTTCTTCTAAAAATATTTAA
- a CDS encoding glycosyltransferase codes for MIPKIIHYCWYGNGEYSEIQKMCFASWKKYLPDYQFMLWNESNSDMQQPFVKLAYENKKYAFVSDYVRLKAVYDHGGIYLDTDMFVLKNFDDLLNHSFFIGAENKDLISAGIFGSEKGHDYIKECFKYYEDPNPQEWQLKLAIPRILTRGFESYINKQFNVFDKIVTEKELVVYTPEFFYPLPFDVNKPFQKDFLKYATPRSIAIHLWEGSWIDYDFFQLIRRGDYSVAMHKIDFKKKLTYKFLIKSIKALIYSFKN; via the coding sequence ATGATACCTAAAATTATACACTATTGCTGGTATGGAAATGGAGAATATTCTGAGATTCAGAAAATGTGCTTTGCATCGTGGAAAAAATATTTACCAGATTATCAATTTATGTTATGGAATGAGAGCAATTCGGATATGCAGCAACCATTTGTCAAATTAGCATACGAAAATAAAAAATACGCATTTGTTTCGGATTATGTGAGATTAAAGGCTGTATATGATCATGGAGGGATTTATCTAGATACAGACATGTTCGTTCTTAAGAACTTTGATGATTTATTAAATCATTCATTTTTTATAGGAGCGGAAAATAAAGATTTAATTAGTGCAGGCATTTTTGGAAGTGAAAAAGGTCACGATTATATAAAAGAATGTTTTAAATATTATGAAGATCCTAATCCTCAAGAATGGCAATTAAAGTTAGCCATTCCAAGAATTTTAACGAGAGGATTTGAGTCTTATATAAATAAACAATTTAATGTTTTTGATAAAATAGTAACAGAAAAAGAATTGGTAGTTTACACTCCTGAATTTTTTTATCCGTTACCTTTTGATGTAAATAAACCTTTTCAAAAAGATTTTTTGAAATATGCAACACCTAGATCGATCGCAATTCATTTATGGGAAGGATCTTGGATAGATTATGATTTTTTTCAGTTAATTAGAAGAGGAGATTATAGTGTTGCTATGCATAAAATCGATTTTAAAAAAAAGTTAACTTATAAATTTTTAATAAAGTCTATCAAAGCTTTAATTTATTCATTTAAGAATTAG
- a CDS encoding glycosyltransferase produces the protein MSELISIIIPIFNRSHVISQTLDSILRQTYQNWECIIVDDRSTDNTKEVIAKYLNKDSRFKFYQRPDNMLKGPNSCRNVGFQYCSGKWINWFDSDDIYLDTALEEFIKNVESDVDVVVGKLVKLDSVTKEVVGHNRIFSENLLENYFTGFVSFYVCGPLWNKEFLNKQEQLFDENIRYLDDWDFNLRMLYQTPKIKFIDRILFEYNIDPASLSNEIYKLDSTEINSEIYAREKQLQIIQENKLIDYSICLKYVRERYKIILRDILVSGRRHNDKRRLLFTILKKDLKLKNLFFYKIILGYLSFLIFKKGYFFFK, from the coding sequence ATGAGTGAATTGATATCTATAATAATCCCGATCTTTAATAGAAGTCATGTTATAAGTCAAACGCTTGACAGCATTTTAAGACAAACTTATCAAAATTGGGAATGTATTATTGTAGATGATCGTTCAACAGATAATACTAAAGAAGTTATAGCAAAATATCTTAATAAAGATTCTAGGTTTAAGTTTTATCAGCGACCAGATAATATGCTAAAAGGTCCAAATTCTTGCAGAAATGTTGGCTTTCAATATTGTAGTGGAAAATGGATAAATTGGTTTGACAGCGATGATATTTATTTGGATACAGCTTTAGAAGAATTTATTAAAAATGTAGAATCAGATGTAGATGTGGTTGTTGGTAAGTTGGTTAAATTAGATTCTGTTACAAAAGAAGTAGTAGGTCATAATAGAATCTTTTCTGAAAATTTGCTAGAAAATTACTTCACAGGATTTGTTAGTTTTTATGTTTGTGGACCATTGTGGAATAAAGAGTTTTTAAATAAACAAGAACAATTATTTGATGAGAATATTCGATATTTAGATGATTGGGACTTTAATCTGAGAATGCTTTATCAAACCCCTAAAATTAAATTTATTGACAGGATATTATTCGAGTATAATATTGATCCAGCTTCATTGTCAAATGAGATTTACAAATTAGATTCAACAGAGATTAATTCGGAAATTTATGCTCGTGAAAAGCAATTACAAATAATCCAAGAGAATAAATTAATAGATTATTCAATTTGCTTGAAATATGTAAGAGAACGGTATAAAATAATTTTGCGCGATATTTTGGTTTCTGGTAGAAGGCACAATGATAAAAGAAGATTACTATTTACAATACTAAAAAAAGATCTTAAATTAAAAAATCTTTTTTTCTATAAAATAATATTAGGGTATTTATCTTTTTTAATTTTTAAAAAAGGCTACTTTTTCTTTAAATAA
- a CDS encoding glycosyltransferase, with translation MNFPLVSVIIPCFNSSQFVKETIESVLSQTYQNFEIIIVDDGSEDQLFSIIKKYLENSNIKYFEKENGF, from the coding sequence ATGAATTTTCCATTAGTTTCAGTAATTATTCCTTGTTTCAATTCTTCACAATTTGTAAAAGAAACTATAGAATCGGTACTTTCTCAAACATATCAAAATTTTGAAATAATAATAGTAGATGATGGTTCTGAAGATCAATTATTTTCGATTATCAAAAAATATCTTGAGAATTCAAATATAAAATATTTTGAAAAAGAGAATGGGTTTTAG
- a CDS encoding glycosyltransferase: MVSIVIRNKNEAHLLESTLKILREVYAQDIDEIIVVDNKSTDQSVDVAKSYNCKIITIEDFTYGKAINLGIENTKNNLVLLLSSHAVPVGNSFFINSVKEFTSNSKLAGMRYINSYSNYIRASKNDFFIEDGLNFGLMAACAMINKKVWRDYKFDEKLVFSEDKEWSVRVLNDGYQIKDFNETFFYSIKRNEKNNLNRWKNETIAHYQLHQLEYSSLLKIIAVFFKKIALDIPKNCAKNVIKEIKLLFIKVEIRNILQKK; the protein is encoded by the coding sequence ATGGTATCAATAGTAATTAGAAATAAAAATGAAGCTCATTTATTAGAATCAACGCTTAAAATTTTGCGAGAAGTTTATGCTCAAGATATCGATGAGATAATAGTTGTAGATAATAAATCAACAGATCAAAGTGTTGATGTTGCAAAGAGTTATAATTGTAAAATTATAACTATTGAGGATTTTACTTACGGTAAAGCAATTAATCTGGGAATTGAAAATACAAAAAATAATTTAGTTTTACTATTAAGCTCACATGCAGTACCTGTAGGGAACTCTTTTTTTATAAATTCAGTCAAAGAGTTTACTTCTAATTCAAAATTAGCTGGAATGCGCTATATTAATTCGTATTCTAATTATATAAGAGCAAGCAAAAATGATTTTTTTATAGAAGATGGTTTAAACTTCGGATTGATGGCAGCTTGTGCTATGATAAATAAGAAAGTATGGAGAGATTATAAATTCGATGAAAAACTTGTTTTTAGTGAGGACAAAGAATGGTCAGTAAGAGTCTTGAATGATGGATATCAGATTAAAGATTTTAATGAAACTTTTTTCTATTCTATCAAACGAAATGAGAAGAATAATTTAAATCGTTGGAAAAATGAAACAATTGCCCATTATCAATTGCATCAGCTTGAGTATTCATCACTTTTAAAAATTATTGCCGTTTTCTTTAAAAAAATTGCTTTGGATATTCCTAAAAATTGTGCTAAAAATGTAATTAAAGAAATTAAATTACTTTTTATTAAAGTTGAAATTCGAAACATATTACAAAAAAAATAA
- a CDS encoding acyltransferase — protein MRVNNFDFLRSLFALLVVIAHCYPLSGNDVSSQWIFEITNKQIELSNIGLNGFFIISGYLIFQSLVHSENLIEFYFKRILRLFPALVAILFLTTFLGYFVYDGPSLYFYNRDIYTYFLRNISIFNLQYGIKGIFEHNPYPSAINGSLWTIAYEVTMYIFISGLFWFRKNTKLVQILIFICFGLMFIIYVFLSDKIKSYSLFDLQGSHLLNLGTFFVCGSLLASLKIEHFKNKKYLFLIACLILILSIYFQFYNQVKHIVLPILILIIALEPLLIISSFGKIGDPSYGIYIYGFPIQQTLIYYFRMNTLWLIITSVIISIFCGYISWHMIEKFFLKYKDSLKLRAMLC, from the coding sequence ATGAGAGTCAATAATTTTGATTTTTTAAGATCTTTGTTTGCATTATTAGTTGTCATTGCACATTGCTATCCATTATCAGGAAATGATGTGAGTTCTCAGTGGATTTTTGAAATTACAAATAAACAAATTGAATTATCGAATATTGGGTTAAATGGTTTTTTTATTATAAGTGGATATTTAATTTTTCAAAGTTTAGTTCATAGCGAAAATTTGATAGAATTTTACTTTAAAAGAATTTTACGCTTATTTCCAGCTTTAGTTGCGATTCTTTTTCTAACTACTTTTTTAGGGTACTTTGTTTATGATGGTCCATCACTATACTTTTATAATAGGGATATTTATACATATTTTCTTAGAAATATTTCAATTTTCAATTTGCAATATGGTATAAAAGGTATTTTTGAACATAATCCTTATCCTTCTGCAATAAATGGTTCTTTATGGACTATCGCTTACGAAGTAACAATGTATATTTTTATTTCAGGATTATTTTGGTTTAGGAAGAACACAAAACTTGTACAAATTTTAATATTTATATGTTTTGGCCTAATGTTTATAATTTATGTTTTTTTAAGTGATAAAATAAAGAGTTATAGCTTATTTGATCTTCAAGGTTCACATTTATTAAATCTAGGAACTTTTTTTGTTTGTGGTAGCTTATTAGCATCCCTAAAAATAGAACATTTCAAGAATAAAAAATATTTGTTTTTAATTGCATGCTTAATCCTTATTCTCTCTATATATTTTCAATTTTATAATCAAGTAAAGCATATTGTTTTGCCCATCTTAATTTTAATAATAGCTTTAGAACCTTTACTAATAATTAGTTCTTTTGGAAAAATTGGAGATCCGTCATATGGAATTTATATTTACGGATTTCCTATTCAACAAACATTAATTTATTACTTCAGGATGAATACATTGTGGTTAATAATTACTTCTGTTATTATATCAATATTTTGCGGATATATTTCTTGGCATATGATTGAGAAGTTTTTTTTAAAATATAAGGATAGTTTAAAATTAAGAGCGATGCTATGCTAG
- a CDS encoding galactosyltransferase-related protein: MIFCSAVFKREDFIKAKGYSEKLKFGLEDWDLWIRLLNSDAKVFKIPEILFFYRKHYGTSMSDKFSDIEKHNQTMNMIFDNNREIYNDYFENPIKVAWDSARYKKIILKIEKSKFYNFELKIKRIFRKIYTYKTEK; encoded by the coding sequence ATGATTTTTTGCAGTGCGGTTTTTAAAAGAGAAGATTTTATAAAAGCAAAAGGTTATTCAGAAAAATTAAAGTTTGGTTTGGAAGACTGGGATTTATGGATTAGACTTTTAAATTCAGATGCTAAAGTGTTTAAAATTCCAGAAATTTTGTTTTTCTATAGAAAACACTATGGAACATCTATGAGTGATAAATTTTCTGACATTGAAAAACATAATCAAACCATGAATATGATTTTTGATAACAATAGAGAAATTTATAATGACTATTTTGAAAATCCGATAAAAGTAGCCTGGGATTCTGCACGATATAAAAAAATTATATTAAAAATAGAAAAATCCAAATTTTATAATTTTGAACTAAAAATTAAGAGGATATTCAGAAAAATTTATACATACAAAACTGAAAAATAA
- a CDS encoding glycosyltransferase, with protein sequence MMQKFKVSIFILTYNQEKYISQTLKSILTQKTDFDFQLVIGEDCSTDSTRLICEKFALNNPEKIKLLPLLDNNIGLIKNYIRTIRECDGKYIAICDGDDYWIDEKKLQKQVDFLENNPQFSIIYTSIELLFKDGSKKKWFPIINKADTQFEDLVFGNHIPSVSSMFRNIQNYNNKFPSWILKYPFGDWPTYLWTIKNGGQIHFLDEVTAVYRIDAGISSEMRRINSNIVKININILQDILNDNEFVSKKEVVTQAIKNLNKGLVSRYNRERKYYMGFIQFLKNTKHMGSNFSDFKMYFYSIYKSLI encoded by the coding sequence ATGATGCAAAAATTTAAAGTAAGTATATTTATACTCACCTACAATCAAGAGAAATATATAAGTCAAACTTTAAAAAGTATCCTGACTCAAAAAACTGATTTTGATTTTCAGTTAGTAATTGGAGAAGATTGTAGTACAGATTCGACAAGACTTATTTGTGAAAAATTCGCGTTAAATAATCCAGAAAAAATTAAATTATTACCATTACTTGATAATAACATTGGTTTGATCAAAAATTATATACGTACCATTAGAGAGTGTGACGGAAAATATATAGCAATTTGTGATGGAGATGATTATTGGATTGACGAGAAAAAACTCCAAAAACAAGTTGATTTTTTAGAAAACAATCCGCAGTTTTCTATTATTTATACGAGTATTGAACTCCTGTTTAAAGACGGAAGTAAAAAAAAGTGGTTTCCAATCATAAACAAAGCAGATACGCAATTCGAAGATTTAGTCTTTGGTAATCATATTCCATCAGTTTCTTCAATGTTTAGAAATATTCAGAATTATAATAATAAATTTCCGTCTTGGATTTTAAAATATCCTTTTGGTGATTGGCCAACATATTTATGGACTATTAAAAATGGAGGTCAGATTCATTTCTTAGATGAAGTAACTGCTGTATATCGAATCGATGCAGGAATCTCATCCGAGATGAGAAGAATAAATTCTAATATTGTAAAAATCAATATTAATATTCTGCAAGATATTCTAAATGATAATGAATTTGTTTCAAAAAAAGAAGTTGTTACTCAAGCCATAAAAAACTTAAATAAAGGTCTAGTTTCAAGATACAATAGAGAACGTAAATATTACATGGGATTTATTCAATTTTTAAAAAACACAAAACACATGGGAAGTAATTTCTCTGATTTTAAAATGTATTTTTATTCTATTTATAAAAGTTTAATATGA